A DNA window from Trichomycterus rosablanca isolate fTriRos1 chromosome 9, fTriRos1.hap1, whole genome shotgun sequence contains the following coding sequences:
- the cep85l gene encoding centrosomal protein of 85 kDa-like: MWSRSDFEDVLDTFKAGSSASSPGWAPGCEAAWLGPSPAISSSRARRHSAASDSADTGIGTSCSDSVEDHSSSSGTLSFLPLRSQGSIPTAHVMPSPSSSKLGVHSVPGSPWSQLSSPVSGPLDMKDPRPVRRWSSLTRLSGQDRSGGPACHSGSHGSLDRGPLHTGAERSCPSPLKPSTLDLSYGALPESRAPLPPAGHRGHSPAHRAVGGSPIQPSVRTQMWLSEQMEFRPDGTGAWHEQQQRDRMRQEAELSQMLGGAPIPVNTLVKIKEGLLRQRELEIDRQKQQILQLHARIRENELRAQQVLQNQKSRYDDPYLLKTKECPPDSPASAHSPQTPPLCCENGEMGRRLASAELEVLHLNEFLKQNTQKYTEDIKKLEEKMKTRDRYISSLKKKCQREQEQDQEKQQRIETLEKYLADLPSLDEVHAQTQQLETAQEKARALQDSLTQLERSLEESRAQLQEKDALMETKEKREMELVAAVQSLQEKVERCLEDGVRLPMMDLKQLERENTRLLEQQSHNSMLIDSQKQQIDRITLELTGLETRLQRERATTQELRQQLVQRDEETLTRNVQQKQQHVDKDAVLQEAGSLLKEMSLCLLDLKALCSVLTQRAQGKEPNLALLLGIKSMSCCEESEKPAAAAVENGLRGKLLEVHQLRKDIDELRTIISDRYAQDMGENCVTQ, from the exons ACCACTCCAGCTCGAGCGGCACCCTCTCCTTCCTGCCCCTGCGCTCTCAGGGCTCCATCCCCACCGCCCACGTCATGCCCTCTCCGTCCAGCTCCAAGCTCGGCGTCCACTCGGTGCCCGGCAGCCCCTGGAGCCAGCTGTCCTCGCCCGTCTCCGGCCCGCTGGACATGAAGGACCCCCGCCCGGTGCGCCGCTGGTCCTCTCTCACCCGGCTGAGCGGGCAGGACAGGAGCGGCGGGCCGGCGTGCCACTCGGGCTCTCACGGCTCGCTGGACCGCGGCCCGCTCCACACCGGGGCGGAGCGCTCGTGCCCGTCCCCCCTCAAACCCAGCACGCTGGACCTGAGCTACGGCGCCCTACCCGAGAGCAGGGCGCCCCTCCCGCCGGCCGGGCACAGGGGGCACTCGCCGGCGCACCGGGCCGTCGGGGGGTCGCCCATCCAGCCCAGCGTGAGGACTCAGATGTGGCTGAGCGAGCAGATGGAGTTCAGACCCGACGGCACGGGCGCCTGGCACGAGCAGCAGCAGCGGGACAGGATGAGGCAGGAGGCGGAGCTCTCACAG ATGCTGGGCGGGGCTCCTATTCCCGTGAACACGCTGGTGAAGATAAAGGAGGGACTGCTCAGACAGAGGGAGCTGGAGATCGACAG ACAGAAGCAGCAGATCCTTCAGCTCCACGCCAGGATCAGAGAGAACGAGTTAAGAGCTCAGCAGGTTCTTCAGAACCAGAAGAGTCGCTACGATGATCCATATCTGCTCAAAACCAAG gaGTGCCCCCCGGACAGTCCTGCGTCGGCTCACAGCCCCCAAACCCCCCCGCTGTGCTGCGAGAACGGAGAGATGGGGCGCAGACTGGCCTCGGCCGAGCTGGAGGTCCTCCACCTCAACGAATTCCTCAAGCAGAACACACAGAAGTACACGGAGGACATCAAAAAGCTGGAGGAGAAG atGAAGACCCgcgatcgctacatcagcagtCTGAAGAAGAAGTGCCAGCGGGAGCAGGAGCAGGACCAGGAGAAGCAGCAGCGCATCGAGACTCTGGAGAAGTACCTGGCCGACCTGCCCTCCCTGGACGAGGTGCACGCGCAGACCcagcag TTGGAGACGGCGCAGGAGAAGGCGCGGGCGCTGCAGGACTCGCTGACCCAGCTGGAGCGGAGTCTGGAGGAGAGTCGAGCTCAGCTACAGGAGAAAGACGCCCTGATGGAGACCAAGGAGAAGAGGGAGATGGAGCTGGTGGCTGCTGTACAGAG CCTGCAGGAGAAGGTGGAGAGGTGCCTGGAGGACGGCGTGCGGTTACCCATGATGGACCTGAAGCAGCTGGAGAGAGAGAACACGCGACTCCTGGAACAGCAGAGTCACAACAGCATG CTGATCGACAGTCAGAAGCAGCAGATCGACAGGATCACGCTGGAGTTAACG GGTTTGGAGACGAggctgcagagagagagagccacCACGCAGGAGCTCCGTCAGCAGCTCGTACAGAGAGACGaggagaccctgaccaggaacgTCCAGCAG aaacagcagcacGTGGACAAGGACGCTGTGCTGCAGGAGGCAGGATCTCTGCTGAAGGAGATGTCTCTGTGTCTGCTGGACCTGAAGGCGCTCTGCAGCGTCCTCACCCAGAGGGCACAGGGCAAAGAGCCCAACCTGGCACTGCTGCTGGGCATTAAAT CCATGAGCTGCTGCGAGGAGAGCGAGAagccggcggcggcggcggtggAGAACGGCCTCAGAGGAAAACTGCTGGAGGTGCATCAGCTCAGGAAGGACATCGACGAGCTGCGCACCATCATCTCCGACCGTTACGCGCAGGACATGGGCGAGAACTGCGTCACGCAGTGA
- the pln gene encoding cardiac phospholamban, with product MEKVQHMTRAAIRRASAMEVPPQARQNLQDLFVNFCLILICLLLIYIIVLLM from the coding sequence ATGGAGAAGGTGCAGCACATGACGCGCGCGGCCATCAGGAGGGCGTCCGCCATGGAGGTGCCGCCGCAGGCCAGGCAGAACCTGCAGGACCTGTTCGTCAACTTCTGCCTCATCCTCATCTGCCTGCTGCTCATCTACATCATCGTCCTGCTCATGTGA